A single genomic interval of Leptolyngbya sp. 'hensonii' harbors:
- a CDS encoding pentapeptide repeat-containing protein, giving the protein MANPEHLRRLQASTADWAIWRADQPQSRPDLRQADLTSLQLTNADLRGADLSQADLRQASLIGADLRGADLTQADLSGANLIGADLRGANLRGADLSEANLHRTDLSDTLLMGANLSQANLSQANLFRAELDRADLSRADLHKANLLDAHLVGADLFRANLREAKLIETDLRWADLRKANLQWAVVAGARLQAANLQWVDLSQTDLSGAILVHPDPTAS; this is encoded by the coding sequence ATGGCTAACCCAGAACATCTCAGGCGATTACAGGCCAGCACTGCAGATTGGGCCATCTGGCGGGCTGATCAGCCCCAGTCTCGGCCTGACTTGCGGCAAGCAGATCTGACCAGTCTCCAGCTCACAAACGCCGACCTGCGGGGAGCCGATCTCAGTCAGGCTGATTTGCGCCAGGCCAGCTTGATCGGAGCCGACCTGCGCGGGGCGGATCTGACCCAGGCAGATTTGAGTGGGGCGAATCTCATCGGCGCTGACCTGCGCGGAGCGAACCTGCGCGGGGCAGACTTGAGCGAGGCGAACCTACACCGCACCGATCTGAGCGATACGCTCCTGATGGGCGCGAACCTGAGTCAGGCGAATCTGAGTCAGGCCAATTTATTCCGGGCTGAACTCGATCGGGCAGACCTTTCCCGGGCAGACCTCCACAAGGCCAATCTCCTGGACGCCCATCTGGTTGGTGCGGATCTGTTTCGGGCCAATCTCAGGGAGGCCAAGTTGATTGAAACCGATCTCCGCTGGGCAGACCTCAGGAAGGCGAATCTACAGTGGGCTGTGGTAGCGGGGGCCAGGTTGCAGGCCGCAAATTTGCAGTGGGTAGACCTGAGCCAGACCGATCTGAGTGGCGCAATTCTGGTCCACCCAGATCCCACTGCAAGTTAG
- the sipA gene encoding regulatory protein SipA, with translation MAQEFAIGDRVRLISQPSYFKTADPMPMLRPPNVVHVGEEGVVLNRHPGGYWSVRFDRGAFLVDSQYLQSTTSSEAPSSSPDHDTQLS, from the coding sequence ATGGCTCAAGAATTTGCGATCGGTGACCGAGTGCGACTGATTTCTCAACCGTCTTATTTCAAGACTGCCGATCCCATGCCCATGCTACGGCCCCCCAATGTGGTGCATGTGGGTGAAGAAGGGGTGGTGTTGAACCGCCATCCCGGTGGATACTGGAGTGTTCGCTTCGATCGGGGTGCGTTCCTGGTGGATAGCCAGTATCTCCAATCCACGACTTCCAGTGAGGCTCCATCATCGTCCCCTGATCACGACACTCAACTCTCATAA
- a CDS encoding CheR family methyltransferase: MDNPAFESLLDYVKRSRGFDFTGYKRSSLIRRMNKRMQTVGIEGYSNYLDYLEVHPEEFNALFNTLLINVTCFFRDRPAWDYIISEVIPRIVAHKERSEPIRIWSAGCASGEEAYTLAIAISEVIGIEQFRERVKIYATDIDEEALNQARQAMYQDKDLIGLLPTQLEQFFEPIENYHIFRKDLRRSVIFGRHDLIQDAPISKIDLLVCRNTLMYFNAETQSRILTRFHFALRDGGFLFLGKAEMLLTHASIFTPMHLKCRVFTRVPKLHLRDRLFIMAQSGNEDAANHLSNHIRLREAAFDSGPFAHIVMDTNGLLTLINERARNLFNLTLREVGRPLQDLPISYRPVELRSRIEQACAERRTIHVRDIVWQTAHGETSHLDMQIYPLLDLGNNILGVSINFTDVTRYKRLQEELEHSKQELEMAYEELETTNEELQSSNEELETTNEELQSSNQELETTNEELQSSNEELQTVNEELQRRSEELNQANAFLQSILTSLKGGVVVLDRDLYVQVWNHKAEELWGLWKEEALGKNFLNLDIGLPVDQLQQPIRMCLSGLSSSASEGVLTGINRRGRVIQCRVTCTPLMGSHEQARGVILLMEQQSNVES; encoded by the coding sequence ATGGATAATCCAGCTTTTGAATCCCTGTTGGACTATGTGAAACGGAGTCGAGGATTTGACTTCACTGGTTACAAACGATCCAGCCTGATCCGGCGCATGAATAAACGCATGCAAACCGTTGGCATTGAAGGTTACAGCAACTATCTGGACTATCTGGAAGTACACCCGGAAGAATTCAACGCTCTGTTTAACACCCTGTTGATTAATGTCACTTGTTTTTTTCGCGATCGTCCAGCCTGGGATTACATCATCAGTGAGGTCATCCCCCGCATTGTTGCCCACAAAGAGAGGAGCGAGCCCATTCGGATCTGGAGTGCTGGTTGTGCATCAGGTGAAGAAGCTTATACCCTGGCAATTGCGATCTCAGAAGTGATTGGGATTGAGCAGTTCCGAGAACGGGTGAAAATTTATGCCACAGATATCGATGAGGAAGCCCTGAATCAGGCCCGTCAAGCCATGTATCAGGACAAAGATCTGATTGGATTGTTGCCCACTCAACTGGAGCAATTTTTTGAGCCCATCGAGAACTACCATATCTTCCGGAAAGACCTTCGTCGATCGGTGATCTTTGGTCGCCATGATCTGATTCAGGATGCTCCGATTTCGAAAATTGATCTGCTGGTTTGTCGCAATACCCTCATGTACTTCAATGCTGAGACTCAGAGCCGGATTCTGACCCGGTTTCACTTTGCTTTGCGGGATGGGGGCTTTTTGTTTCTGGGTAAAGCAGAAATGCTGTTAACCCATGCCAGTATCTTCACCCCAATGCATCTGAAATGCCGGGTATTCACCCGAGTTCCTAAACTGCATCTTCGCGATCGACTGTTCATTATGGCCCAAAGTGGGAATGAGGACGCAGCCAATCATCTCTCTAACCATATTCGTCTCCGGGAGGCTGCCTTCGACAGTGGCCCCTTTGCCCACATTGTGATGGATACCAATGGGCTCCTGACCCTGATCAATGAGCGGGCCCGCAATCTCTTTAATCTGACGCTCAGAGAGGTGGGTCGGCCCTTGCAAGACCTGCCAATTTCCTATCGCCCGGTCGAGTTACGCTCCCGCATTGAACAGGCTTGTGCTGAGCGACGCACCATTCATGTGCGGGATATTGTCTGGCAAACTGCCCATGGAGAAACGTCCCATCTGGATATGCAAATTTATCCTCTGCTCGATCTGGGCAACAATATCTTAGGGGTCAGCATCAATTTCACGGATGTCACTCGCTACAAGCGCCTGCAGGAGGAATTGGAGCACTCCAAGCAGGAACTGGAAATGGCCTATGAAGAACTGGAGACCACCAATGAAGAACTGCAGTCCAGCAATGAAGAACTGGAGACCACCAATGAAGAACTGCAGTCGAGTAATCAAGAACTGGAGACCACCAATGAAGAACTGCAGTCCAGCAATGAAGAATTGCAGACCGTGAATGAAGAATTGCAGCGGCGGAGTGAGGAACTGAATCAGGCGAATGCATTTCTGCAATCGATTCTCACCAGCTTGAAGGGGGGGGTCGTTGTGCTCGATCGAGATCTGTATGTTCAGGTCTGGAATCACAAAGCTGAAGAACTCTGGGGCCTGTGGAAAGAAGAGGCGTTGGGGAAAAATTTCCTCAATCTGGATATTGGCCTGCCTGTTGATCAACTGCAGCAGCCCATCCGGATGTGTCTGTCAGGGCTATCGAGTAGCGCTTCAGAGGGTGTGCTGACAGGAATCAACCGTCGGGGTCGGGTGATTCAATGCCGTGTCACCTGCACACCATTGATGGGTAGTCATGAGCAGGCCCGAGGCGTGATTCTGCTCATGGAACAACAGAGCAACGTAGAATCGTAA
- a CDS encoding ATP-binding protein, whose protein sequence is MSTVDHNEFLIQQIAWVEQRVRQLQADAQHQPAQQPQLLLECLEELWSMLEELRIAEEELQRQNEDLLLTQQMAEFERRRYQDLFEFAPDGYLVTDLYGKIREANQAIVRLFCADLPYLLDKPLVIFVPESSRRDFRTLLNQLPTIHRLQEWELPLCNQEGTLFQAAITVETVRNEFSKATALRWLIRDVTVRKQTEAKLHQIQFQNLQLVEADRLKDQFVTTISHELRTPIHVIMGFSELLLDDLQQQGNAQLIAMVEKILRSSTHLTTLIEEILDFSKLQAYGLKLQLERFELADLVAEITEDMRPLAMQKTLKFQTQMDPPLLWVYHDRTRLRQILMNLLSNAIKFTDVGQVDLTIQALPHDRVLFQVRDTGIGIAPIHQAHIFEDFWQADQSNTRRHNGTGLGLSITRSLVTLMAGQIRVASTIGAGTTFQVELPQHIPAI, encoded by the coding sequence ATGAGCACTGTAGACCATAATGAATTCCTGATTCAGCAAATTGCATGGGTTGAGCAGCGTGTCAGGCAATTGCAGGCTGATGCCCAACACCAACCTGCCCAGCAGCCACAATTGCTGCTGGAATGCCTGGAAGAACTCTGGAGTATGCTGGAGGAACTGCGCATCGCTGAGGAAGAACTCCAACGGCAAAATGAAGACCTGCTGCTGACCCAGCAGATGGCAGAATTTGAACGCCGCCGGTATCAGGACCTGTTTGAATTCGCCCCTGATGGGTATTTAGTCACTGACCTTTACGGCAAAATTCGAGAGGCTAATCAGGCGATCGTCCGGCTATTCTGCGCTGATTTGCCCTATTTGTTAGATAAGCCGTTGGTGATCTTTGTACCCGAGTCGAGCCGTCGAGATTTCCGCACCCTGCTAAATCAACTCCCAACCATCCATCGTCTTCAGGAATGGGAGTTACCCCTCTGCAACCAGGAAGGCACCCTTTTTCAGGCAGCAATCACGGTCGAAACGGTCCGCAATGAGTTTAGCAAAGCGACGGCTCTGCGCTGGCTGATCCGGGATGTGACAGTTCGGAAACAGACCGAGGCCAAGCTGCATCAGATACAATTCCAGAATCTCCAATTGGTAGAAGCCGATCGCCTGAAAGATCAGTTTGTGACTACCATCAGTCATGAACTTCGAACCCCCATTCACGTCATCATGGGATTTTCCGAATTACTCCTCGATGATCTGCAACAACAAGGAAATGCCCAACTCATCGCCATGGTGGAGAAAATCCTCCGCAGCAGCACACACCTGACGACGCTGATTGAAGAGATTCTGGACTTTTCCAAACTTCAGGCCTATGGGCTGAAGTTGCAGTTAGAGCGCTTTGAACTGGCTGATCTGGTTGCAGAAATCACGGAGGATATGCGTCCTCTGGCCATGCAAAAAACACTCAAATTTCAGACTCAGATGGACCCACCCTTGCTCTGGGTTTACCACGATCGCACCCGACTGCGCCAGATTCTCATGAATTTACTCTCTAACGCAATTAAATTTACTGATGTGGGCCAGGTGGATCTCACAATCCAGGCATTACCCCACGATCGGGTTTTATTCCAGGTCAGGGATACGGGTATTGGGATTGCCCCCATCCATCAGGCGCATATTTTTGAAGACTTCTGGCAGGCGGATCAATCCAACACCCGCCGCCATAACGGTACGGGGCTGGGCCTCTCGATTACCCGATCTCTGGTGACGCTCATGGCCGGTCAAATCCGTGTTGCCAGCACGATCGGGGCAGGAACGACCTTTCAGGTGGAACTTCCCCAACATATTCCTGCCATCTGA
- a CDS encoding CHASE2 domain-containing protein, with the protein MNSKQAEWGWRILPGGVATLTIAILLRLSVLQPLEQIAYRLLFQLRGGMAWDDRLVLVAIDDSSLKQLGRFPWSRQQYTRLLQTLAKAEPSVVAIDLLWSEPSQDDAQLARAMSPQNSVVLAQAWDATGVPLKPVMKLREAAIATGHILSRADSDGLVRRISPQIQGQPAFGIAVVQAYSLVQAPVQLPPLNRSLWVNWPGPGTQLQQYSFVDVVEARVDPRAFQDKIVLVGMTATGFDPLLTPFDRTPPASSIYLHAAVINSLLQQNVLHPLSDPPLHWGVLLLLGPGLSVLISNRRTHHQLGLVGGLCLSWGCLTLVLLQFSYLAPVAYPILLCLLTGMAVILSERLRENVLLRQTIDHLWQTYHPDLVMQVGFPAPPSLPPATQSAASRVQVTQLAALAEQFGRSQSTQAAIARNLSIGVLAFDAEGQVWFCNPLATAWTQIQMGDNLHTHLEILECSQAEWQMALQTLKANQPVPSREINRDGQWFELKLEFLTYPATWKNGTAYPRSDGFLLLIENITARKQIETNLNRQVQELNQLSLLKDDFLSTVSHELRAPLSNISMVIQMLRLNPSAEQQVYYLQLLEDECNRETELIDDLLNLQRLESGATTPRLERLNLEGWLAELVEPFYSRVEARQQKLDLQIPIEVPVILSDQISLRRLLTELLNNACKYTPPGGQITVTVGVMDPREQRAIHFSVTNSGIEIPKSEWSRIFEKFYRIPSSDRWQQGGTGLGLALVKKLADHLEGSVRVESGAGLTRFTVELPYLVP; encoded by the coding sequence ATGAACTCGAAGCAAGCTGAGTGGGGATGGCGGATTCTGCCGGGGGGAGTGGCGACTCTGACGATCGCAATTCTGCTCCGATTGTCGGTACTCCAACCCCTGGAACAAATCGCCTACCGCCTCCTCTTCCAACTTCGAGGGGGCATGGCCTGGGACGATCGTCTGGTGCTGGTGGCGATCGACGATTCTAGCCTGAAACAGTTGGGCCGTTTCCCCTGGTCGCGGCAGCAGTATACCCGCTTACTGCAAACCCTTGCTAAGGCTGAGCCCAGTGTTGTTGCGATTGATTTGCTCTGGTCCGAACCGAGTCAGGATGATGCCCAACTGGCCCGGGCCATGAGTCCACAAAATTCAGTGGTCCTAGCCCAGGCCTGGGATGCAACGGGAGTTCCCCTGAAACCGGTTATGAAATTGCGGGAGGCCGCGATCGCCACGGGCCATATTCTCAGTCGGGCCGATAGTGATGGTTTGGTGCGGCGAATTTCCCCCCAGATCCAGGGACAACCCGCTTTCGGGATCGCAGTCGTGCAGGCTTACAGCCTGGTGCAGGCTCCCGTACAGCTTCCTCCCCTGAACCGCTCCCTCTGGGTTAACTGGCCTGGGCCAGGAACCCAGTTGCAGCAGTATTCTTTTGTGGATGTGGTAGAAGCCCGGGTGGATCCCCGAGCTTTTCAAGACAAGATTGTGCTGGTGGGGATGACTGCGACAGGTTTTGACCCCTTGCTAACCCCCTTCGATCGCACCCCCCCGGCCAGTAGTATCTATCTCCATGCTGCCGTCATCAACAGCCTGCTGCAGCAGAATGTGTTGCACCCCTTGTCTGATCCCCCGTTGCATTGGGGGGTATTGCTGTTGCTTGGGCCTGGACTGAGCGTTCTGATCAGTAATCGCCGTACACACCACCAGTTGGGGCTGGTCGGTGGACTTTGCCTCAGTTGGGGCTGTCTGACACTGGTGCTCCTGCAGTTCAGTTATCTGGCTCCGGTCGCCTACCCGATTCTTCTGTGCCTCCTCACCGGGATGGCGGTCATCCTGAGCGAACGGTTGCGAGAAAATGTCCTGCTGCGGCAGACGATCGATCACCTCTGGCAGACCTACCATCCGGATCTGGTCATGCAGGTGGGGTTCCCTGCACCTCCCTCCCTGCCACCCGCAACCCAATCTGCTGCATCCAGAGTGCAGGTGACCCAACTGGCGGCATTGGCGGAACAGTTTGGCCGATCACAATCCACCCAGGCGGCGATTGCTCGTAACCTTTCGATTGGGGTTCTGGCTTTCGATGCCGAGGGACAGGTCTGGTTTTGTAATCCGCTGGCAACCGCATGGACGCAAATTCAGATGGGCGATAACCTGCACACCCACCTGGAGATCCTGGAATGCAGTCAGGCAGAATGGCAGATGGCGCTCCAGACCTTGAAAGCCAATCAGCCTGTTCCTTCCAGAGAAATCAATCGAGATGGGCAATGGTTCGAGTTAAAGCTGGAGTTTCTGACCTATCCTGCCACCTGGAAAAACGGGACGGCCTATCCGAGATCGGATGGATTCCTCCTGCTGATCGAAAATATCACTGCCAGAAAACAGATCGAGACGAACCTCAATCGTCAGGTACAGGAATTGAACCAGCTCAGCTTACTGAAGGACGATTTTCTCAGTACGGTGTCCCATGAGCTGAGGGCTCCTTTATCCAATATTTCTATGGTGATCCAGATGCTCAGGTTGAACCCTTCTGCAGAGCAGCAGGTGTATTATCTGCAACTGTTGGAAGATGAATGTAACCGCGAAACTGAACTGATTGACGATCTGCTCAACTTACAGCGGCTGGAATCTGGAGCTACAACACCCCGGCTGGAACGGTTGAATTTAGAGGGATGGCTGGCAGAGCTGGTTGAGCCCTTCTACAGTCGGGTGGAAGCCCGTCAGCAAAAGCTGGATCTTCAGATTCCGATCGAGGTGCCTGTAATTCTGTCTGATCAAATCAGCTTAAGACGCCTGCTGACAGAGTTACTGAATAATGCCTGTAAATATACACCACCGGGAGGGCAGATTACAGTCACAGTTGGGGTCATGGACCCACGGGAACAGCGGGCAATCCATTTCAGTGTGACCAATAGTGGGATTGAAATTCCTAAGTCAGAATGGTCAAGAATCTTCGAGAAGTTCTATCGAATTCCCAGTAGCGATCGGTGGCAACAGGGAGGCACAGGGTTGGGATTGGCGCTGGTCAAGAAACTGGCAGATCATCTGGAAGGCTCTGTTCGGGTAGAGAGTGGGGCAGGGCTCACCCGCTTCACCGTCGAATTACCCTACCTTGTTCCATAG
- a CDS encoding chemotaxis protein CheB, which translates to MSRYSIISIGASAGGVEALIQLVQRLPSDLAASLLVVLHFPPDRASALPQVLSRNSGLPASHPQDGEAIQPSHIYIAPPDHHLIVAPGCLHLNQDPPETGHRPAIDPLFRSVARVYGQQAIGVILSGTREDGAAGLALIKSCGGVAIVQHPAEARFIGMPHHALQATPVDYVGKIVEIATVLTSLVQDPIGEQPDRGVEDSAG; encoded by the coding sequence ATGTCCAGGTACAGTATAATTTCAATTGGGGCGTCTGCTGGCGGGGTAGAAGCATTGATTCAACTAGTCCAGCGCTTACCCTCTGACCTGGCTGCCTCCCTATTGGTGGTGTTGCATTTTCCACCAGATCGGGCCAGTGCACTCCCTCAGGTTTTGAGTCGGAACAGTGGCTTACCAGCTTCCCATCCCCAGGATGGGGAAGCCATTCAACCTAGCCATATCTATATCGCCCCCCCTGATCATCACCTGATCGTTGCTCCTGGCTGTCTCCACTTGAATCAGGATCCACCTGAAACAGGGCATCGACCGGCGATCGACCCCCTGTTTCGATCGGTAGCACGGGTGTACGGGCAGCAGGCCATCGGGGTAATTTTGTCGGGAACGCGGGAGGATGGGGCGGCGGGGTTAGCCCTGATCAAGTCCTGTGGGGGTGTTGCAATCGTTCAGCATCCGGCGGAAGCCCGCTTCATTGGGATGCCCCACCATGCGCTTCAGGCCACTCCTGTGGATTATGTGGGCAAGATTGTAGAGATAGCCACTGTTCTGACTAGCCTGGTTCAAGATCCGATCGGGGAGCAACCTGATCGGGGCGTAGAAGACAGCGCCGGGTGA
- a CDS encoding FecR domain-containing protein: MRGRPLLVVTGVAMALLASSMLLAGTKPVSVRVNRWIVLRKVSGQVNYLKGAVGRPARLGDRLQAVGEGISTGPQSSAVLEVDTGIGLINVAEKTLLRVLALKYAADNGRITQLKIEQGQVRLRLRSFTHRGTRLEIQTPAGVSGVRGTEFGIVVTPNGKTGIATLTGNIETSAQGESVLVPGGFQNLLMPGFPPTQPVPLRDSTQLQYRWLQVVDGGIRKLRLIGQVDPVNGVLVNQVPQAVDRNGAFSLLFPVPNRLRLQVTVVTPLGKRQVHELEAS, encoded by the coding sequence ATGAGGGGCAGACCACTGCTGGTAGTTACAGGGGTAGCAATGGCCCTGCTTGCTTCAAGCATGCTTTTAGCTGGGACAAAACCTGTTTCTGTGCGGGTCAACCGCTGGATTGTGCTCCGAAAAGTCTCTGGTCAAGTCAATTACTTGAAAGGGGCGGTTGGGCGTCCTGCCCGCTTGGGCGATCGGTTGCAGGCCGTGGGAGAGGGCATTTCTACAGGCCCTCAATCCAGCGCTGTCCTAGAGGTAGACACTGGCATTGGCCTGATTAACGTGGCTGAAAAAACCCTACTGCGGGTTCTGGCCTTGAAATATGCGGCTGATAATGGTCGGATTACCCAGTTAAAGATTGAACAGGGGCAGGTTCGCCTCCGCCTGCGCAGTTTTACCCACCGGGGAACTCGCCTGGAGATTCAAACCCCTGCAGGGGTGAGTGGGGTGCGGGGCACCGAGTTTGGGATCGTCGTGACGCCCAACGGCAAAACGGGGATAGCTACCCTCACCGGGAATATTGAAACCTCGGCTCAGGGAGAAAGTGTTTTGGTGCCGGGGGGATTTCAAAACCTCCTGATGCCCGGATTTCCCCCGACACAACCTGTTCCCCTGCGAGACAGTACCCAGTTGCAGTATCGCTGGCTGCAAGTCGTTGACGGAGGCATTCGCAAGTTGCGGCTGATTGGGCAGGTGGACCCGGTGAATGGGGTCCTGGTTAACCAGGTGCCTCAGGCGGTCGATCGGAATGGGGCGTTCAGCCTCCTGTTTCCTGTGCCCAACCGTCTCCGCCTGCAGGTTACCGTCGTTACGCCCCTGGGTAAGAGGCAGGTGCATGAACTCGAAGCAAGCTGA
- a CDS encoding rhomboid family intramembrane serine protease — protein MVPLRDENPTQITPYVTYGLIVLNVLVFVYELTLAPPALQEFFQTWAVVPRQLSATLNGHPVVAGPPEWLTLFTSQFLHGGFLHIAGNMLFLWIFGNNVEDRLGHIKYLIFYLACGALAALSQWFFSMNSSIASLGASGAIAGVMGAYVLRFPRAEVLTLLPLGLIWTTVRVPAFFFLGFWFLQQALYGIASLQVPANIGMEGGGIAYWAHAGGFVFGAILGPLLGLFSEDSTYES, from the coding sequence GTGGTTCCTCTACGAGATGAAAACCCAACTCAGATTACCCCCTACGTCACCTACGGGCTGATTGTTCTCAATGTTCTGGTCTTTGTCTATGAGTTAACCCTGGCTCCACCAGCGCTTCAGGAGTTCTTTCAGACCTGGGCTGTGGTTCCCCGGCAGTTAAGTGCCACCCTCAATGGCCATCCCGTTGTGGCAGGCCCCCCGGAATGGCTCACCCTTTTCACCTCCCAATTCCTTCATGGCGGATTTCTCCACATTGCCGGTAACATGCTCTTCCTGTGGATTTTTGGCAACAATGTGGAAGACCGACTGGGCCATATCAAATACTTGATTTTCTATCTGGCCTGTGGGGCACTGGCAGCCCTGAGCCAATGGTTTTTCTCCATGAACTCCAGCATCGCGTCTCTGGGAGCCAGTGGGGCGATCGCGGGGGTCATGGGAGCTTACGTCCTCCGCTTTCCCAGAGCAGAGGTCCTGACCCTCCTCCCCCTGGGCTTGATCTGGACTACGGTGCGTGTGCCCGCTTTCTTCTTTCTGGGCTTCTGGTTCCTGCAGCAAGCCCTCTACGGGATTGCCAGTCTGCAAGTGCCTGCCAACATCGGCATGGAAGGCGGTGGGATTGCATACTGGGCCCATGCTGGAGGCTTTGTCTTTGGAGCTATCCTGGGACCCCTCCTGGGACTCTTCTCGGAAGATTCAACTTATGAGAGTTGA
- a CDS encoding DJ-1/PfpI family protein, with protein sequence MAAKNILILVGDFVEDYEVMVPFQALQMVGHTVHAVCPEKRAGQKVRTAIHDFEGDQTYSEKPGHTFTLNATFAEVNVEAYDALVIPGGRAPEYIRLNPQVVSMVQHFAADGKPIAAICHGAQLLAAAGVLQGKRCAAYPACGPEVTAAGGEYVDIPMDAAIVDENLVTAPAWPAHPRWLAEFLQVLGTRIEHLDPAISL encoded by the coding sequence ATGGCTGCCAAAAATATTCTGATATTAGTTGGAGACTTTGTGGAAGACTACGAGGTGATGGTGCCCTTTCAAGCGTTGCAAATGGTTGGGCACACGGTCCATGCCGTTTGCCCTGAAAAGCGAGCAGGCCAGAAAGTTCGGACTGCGATCCACGACTTCGAAGGAGATCAAACCTATAGTGAGAAACCAGGGCATACCTTCACCCTGAATGCGACTTTTGCTGAAGTTAACGTCGAAGCATACGATGCACTGGTGATTCCTGGTGGACGAGCCCCCGAATATATCCGGCTCAATCCTCAGGTGGTGAGTATGGTCCAGCACTTTGCCGCAGATGGCAAACCGATCGCAGCCATCTGCCACGGTGCTCAGTTACTGGCCGCAGCCGGGGTTCTGCAGGGGAAGCGCTGTGCGGCCTATCCCGCCTGTGGCCCTGAGGTGACTGCTGCAGGTGGCGAGTATGTCGATATTCCCATGGATGCGGCGATCGTGGACGAGAACCTGGTCACAGCCCCGGCCTGGCCAGCCCATCCCCGCTGGCTGGCTGAGTTCCTGCAGGTGTTAGGAACCCGGATTGAACACCTCGATCCGGCGATCTCCCTGTGA